AATGAGATAATATGAACAGATGGTGGGCACTCTCTGCAGTGGCCGTGCTCCCACTGTCCAGGAGGAACATCTCTGAGTGGCAACACGGGGCCCTGGGGCCAGGTGAGAGGCTGGGACTGAGAAGCTGGTGCTGACTGAACCGTGGACCCAGGGCAGTGGCCGCAGCGGGTGGGGGCCACCTCGGAGCTGGACTGCCCTGTGGCAGAGGAAGGCCTGAGAGCCAGGGACGGGAAGTGGCTGGAAGGACACAGGCGTGTCGGACACGTGGAGAGACGAGCATCCACTCCCTGCAGGGGCAGGAACAGACTGAATTCTGGATTCCTCTTTAGGGAAAGTGAGAGTCAGGGAGACACATATCCCCTGGGACCCACTAACCACATCCCTGGGAATTCGGTCTAAGGAAAGAACACACTGGATCCACAACTTATCAAAGGATGACACAGACGGACAgacagggcagtggggaggagtCGAGCGGTGAGCTCAGTGCCTTTTCACTTGCGCCTTGCCCCTGTCCTCAGAGCAGCTGGGGACAGCCGCCGTCACAGCCATCCTACAAGCAGGCAGGCCCGGCGGGTGCAGGAGCTGGCCCAGGGCCAAGCGGGCCGAGCCCAGCGGCCTCCAAACCTGTACCAGGACTGGGCCAGGGCTTCTCCTCCTGGGTCGTTCTCTGCAGCGGGGCTGTCCTGAGCACGGGAGGGCACTGACCAGCATCCTTGGCCTCCATCCAACCCCACCCAAGGATTGTGACAATGGAAACTTCCCCTGGGGGCAGAATCAGTGAGACCCCAGGGCCAGCGCCTTCCACGGAGACATACACAACTAGAAACACTTTAATATCCCACAGTAAGGCCTGGGGCCCTGCCGTGAAATATATGTGGTTTAACCAACAGTCATAAACAGTTGAGTTACGGTGGCAGGGTTTCGatgaccttttcttttctaaaaatgtattcctttaaTGTCCCCACATTATCTTCTGTGTtaaccatgaaaagaaaaagctctGTGTGTGCTCCTGTCCCTCAAACAGtgtctcttcccttctgcccccGGGTGTGAGGGTGGCCAGAGCAGCACTTGCTTCCCACTTACCTACACGGAATGTGCTGGAATGTCTTTGTGGAACGAAGTATGCAGAGGAATGGTAGCAAGCAGTTTTCCATGTGAATTTAACTGGCAGAGCAAACTTCGTGTGTGGGCGAGGCAGGGAGGCTGGCCCTGTCCTGAGCAGATAGGGGTCCCGGTGGCTGGGGAAAGAGCTGGTCCCGGGCCAGGGTCTGCACCCCAACATGGGCACCTCAAGCACGTGTGGGCACAGCACAGGCTCTCGGCTGTCCTCTTGAACAGTGCAGCTGGGAGCCACTGGCCACCCCTACCCTGTCCCTCTGGCCCTGTCGGCCAAGCCAGCTACAGCTGCTGCCCAGGTTCCCCTCAGCACCCCATCTGAGGCTCATCCACGGCCCCTCACCCCCTCCGGCCTCCTCAGCCTGCAGCTGCAGCTGATTCTATCTTGAGAACATCTGCGGCCTCACTTGGGACACTTGCGCTAATGGTGCCCCCCTTACCCTCTCCTCATGAGAACCTCGCGGCTTGCACATCTGCACCCCAAATTCAGAATCCCCCCTCTGCTGACCGTCCGCCACTTCAGGCCGTCCCGGGTCACGGGGGACCCGCCACAGTGAGGAGCGGCTCCCAGCACAGAATTCCGCTGCTCGGTCAGTCGGAGTCACCGGAAGGTGGCCAGGGCTTTTCAAGCTTTTGTTTCCAACGGACCCTCCCTTTAGACGAAGTCTAGACCCGAGACCCATCCGCTTTCCATAGGTGCCGGGCTCTGAAACGAGTCTGGGTGGCCTCCAGACAACTGCACGAGGTGGCCGCTGCGCTTCGCAAGTGCACCTGACCTCAGCTCTGGCCTTGGTGCCGAGGACGCAGAGCAGTTCCCCAGTGAATGCAGTCAGCTGTGTCAGCAAGGTCCTGCTGCCTGTGTAACCCTGTGGGGCTCCTGCGTGCCCTTGTCATGAAGTCGCAGCTAGACTTGGCCCAGGCCAGGGCAGAGGCTTCTGGCTAAAGGCACAGGTTCTGAAGGCAGCCGGGCTGGGCTGGAAAGTCAGGCCACCCAACTGCCTTTCAAAAGCTGGAGGAGGGGCCGCCTCCGAGCGGAAGGTGATGCGCGATGAGCTAGAATTAGTGCCAGTCACCCTGGGGCCACAGGCCCGGGTGCTGCCCTGCGGTGTGGCCTGCCCCGGCCTCGCACCGTCAGCTGCCTGTACTCACCATTCCACTGTAAACCTCCTGAGATGTTTCTTGGGCTCTTGTCTCAGCGCCACCTCCCTTGCCCCCAATTCCACCGAGAACACTGGCAGTCCAGACTCCCAGGGTCTCCCAAGGTCGTCCAGGTCCCAGCTCTGATCTGTACCACCACTCCCCATGTGGAGCCAGATGTTGCCAGATGTCCTACAACCCTGGCCACACAGTCTGGAATACCGGAGAAACAATCAAGCACCCGTGCATTCAAACCTCTCCCAGTATAGCTGAACGGGTACTTTGGCACGAGAGCTGGTCTGTCTAAATTAAGTCCTAATTTTGCTCCAAGCTCTTTTTCTTCGCCTCTGCTTACACCCTCGCCTCTCTCACGCAACACAGGACATCCCCGCCATACAAGCATGATATTAGACGCTAAGGACTGCAATTCACAGAGGGCCACCCTCTACACTCCACTGGTCTTGTGTCAGGGACCTCACGCGCCACCTGTGTGCTCCACACAGTTGATGAACTTCCCTGGGTGTCCTCCTCACTGGACGTGACCTTCTCCCCCTTCTATGTTCAGGAAGGCATGGCAGGAGAGGACCGTCACCTGGGAGACTGTGATGCCGCCCTTCCTGGCCAGCCCTTCTTTGGCTTCTTCACTGGGATAAGGGTTGttcaaatgggaataaaaatactCATTCAGCACTTCCGTGGCCCGCTTGCTGAAATTCCGCCGCTTACGCCTGCAAAGATGGACAGCCTCAGCCAGTGTGTACACACTGGCCTCTAGTGATGTCCCCTCACGCCCATCTGTGATTTTCTAGCGGTTATAACAGCAGCAGTCAACACTTCTGAATTGCCTCCCAAGAGGCTGTGTGAGGGCTATGCCCACAGCCATGGGTGGAGCCCCTGGACAGGCTCGGAGGCCCCCAGAACTTAAACCCAAGCCAGCAGCCGTTTCTTCTTCTTAAGAGCTGACCCTGGGGTTGCGGGCAGTGCTCAGGGCCTGACCTGGCATCAAGGAACCGTGAACGCAGGGTCATCACGGCCTCGCAGGTGCTCTGCTTCAGCTGCATCTGGATGGCACTGAACTTGCCGTGGATGACACTGACCATGCGCTCGATCTCCTTGGGCGAGACGGGCCTCATCCTGCTCTGCTCCCGGAGAAGGTTGGTGACGTGCGTGGTGAACTCGCGGCAGGCCTAGGGTGGGGACGCACATGCCAGCTTGTGACCACCCAGCGGGCTGGCTCGGGGCTCCACGCGGGACCAGCCACCTGCCACCCCCCGCGGCCTCTGCACAGGCTGGCTACTGAGAAGTGAATGCAAAGGGTTTCCAGCAAAATTGGCCACCTTTGCCGTGAGACCAAGTGCGTGTACTCCCCGGTCTGTGCCACAAAAGAAAGGGGGTTAGTGTTCCACGTTTTGCTCTGACAAATGCGCATTCACATGATAGAAACTCTTCCATGCAGAAAGATCACCTGTTCATATTTCTCTAGCTCAGAGTGGTAAATCTGTCGGATCTGGGACAGCTTGGCCCTGTAGTCAGAGTGTTCAAGGCTATTGTCATTTGAACAGCCACCTGGTGTTGCTGTGTTGGCCGCTGCTACCGGGCCTCCTCTTCCCCGCCTCTCCGGCCTGGATACGCCCTCGGCCAGCAGCATGTTATCCAGCCGCATGAGCTGAGCATTGGGGGGACATTCTTCTTGAATGCCATGGATGCTTAACCCTAGATAAGAAAGATGGGACTAAATCAGCGTCTGCCGTCAGAGCGAAAACAACCACAACAGATTATCAGCACTGGGGTCATATCTGAACACTCCATGTCTGAACACAGAACTCCTGAGGGGAAAGGAAGGCTTCCTTTTATCCGGTAACACACACCGAGTCACCCACTTTGATAGTGGCCCAGGTGCCACACAGGAGGGCAGTCCAGGGAGTGCAGACAGGACACAGATCAGTGCAGCCATGTGGGCAGAGCTCAGAGTTCATGGCTGGGTCCACACGAAGGCCTGGACAGGGCAGGTCTGGGGTGGCACATGGCCCTGGAGAAGGCTGAAGCCCTGAACCGTGCCtgcagaagggagaggagggcacATTTCCAGATACTCACTCCAGGACATGGACGATTCATTCACATGGACACAAATGTGAGTGGGAGCCTAGCATGAGTGCAGGGCTGTGTTGGTGTGCCTGGGAATGTGTTGTTGTGTGTTGGGAGGGGAACTGCTACTATAAAGTCAGAGAGGAAAAGCTTGATCCAGAGGGTACCAGCAAAGATGAATTAATTCACTTAGagaattttttagagagagagagcacaagctggggagagagagacaatcttaagcagactccacgctcagggcagtgcccaatgcaggactcgatcccatgaccctgggatcgtgacctgagccgaaatcaagagttgggcgctcaactgactgagccacctgggtgcccctccaCTTAGTTTAAGCAGAGAAACAAGACATTTGGCTCTGAAACTTGAAAAAGCTGTTCCAGCTGGGCTGAGAGAGTGGCCTGCTGGAGGGCAGGGCCAGACAGGcaggggaggcagtggggagagcTGTCCCCATCCAGGTGGACACAGAGCAGCCGCAGGGCAGCCAGAGGGAGAGTCCCCAGGATCCCTGACCACTGGATGTGGCTGTGAGAGAAAGAGGCCAGGGCCACTCCCAAATCATGTGGGCAGCACAATAGATGGCACCACATTCTCCCAAGCACAGTATGCAGAGTGGCAGGTGGAAAGCTTGAcccagcctgggtccctgatCTAGCCAAGCACAGATGTGAAGTCGCTGCTTATTGGGAGTTGGGATTGAGCTGGCCGGTCTGGGTGGGAGACAGGTATTCATGTGTCATCGGCATGTGGGGTGTTCGTATCCACCTGTGCCTGCACCTGTATTTATGAGAGGTAGGCCACGCCCCCTGAGTGCTGGAAAACCAACATAAGGGACAGGAAAAGGAGGAGATGGAAAGAATTACCAGGTAGGTcgaggaaaaaagagaagtagtCATGGGGGTGAAATGTGGGCTTAGTCATTAGACCGCTGTTGCTCTCTGCAAAAGCAGCTGTGGGGTATGGCAGGGGAGAACCCAACTAGAAAGCTCCAGGGGACCATGGGAGGCAGGcagtgaagggggtggggggagaaggctGCTGCAGGGGCTGTAGATCCAGGCTCAGATCCGAGGAGGGTGGGCTTGCAGGACCTGAGTTGTGTTTGCTTCTTTAGTGACAGCACAAGTGTCCGTGGCTACAGAGAAATAGGTGGGTGATCATTGCGGAGGTCGGTGGGAGGGGTGTCcttgaggggagggaggcagggaatggGGAAGAAAGCGATGATGTCCATCTAGTTCTGactttccagaaaaacaaagtttaaaggGTTTtcttagtgggggggggggtgtgcctaggtggctcatttggttaagggtCCTacttcgtgggtttgaaccccgcgtcaggctctgtgctgacagctcagagcctggagcctgcttcagattctgtgtctccctctctctgcccctccctctctcaca
The Panthera uncia isolate 11264 chromosome A2, Puncia_PCG_1.0, whole genome shotgun sequence genome window above contains:
- the PBX4 gene encoding pre-B-cell leukemia transcription factor 4 isoform X1, which codes for MDSPPSPQRPAPPLPALRRPPPGPPPGPDTGEVLQQIMAITDQSLEEAQARKHALNCHRMKPALFSVLCEIKEKTGLSIHGIQEECPPNAQLMRLDNMLLAEGVSRPERRGRGGPVAAANTATPGGCSNDNSLEHSDYRAKLSQIRQIYHSELEKYEQACREFTTHVTNLLREQSRMRPVSPKEIERMVSVIHGKFSAIQMQLKQSTCEAVMTLRSRFLDARRKRRNFSKRATEVLNEYFYSHLNNPYPSEEAKEGLARKGGITVSQVSNWFGNKRIRYKKNMGKFQEEATIYTTKMAVGGLGSQASCPSTPSSGSSGPFPLTSAGDALVTLQTLASLRPAPAGGSLRSQARGSRLGAAPPVLTSSPSGDPGSINSDASN
- the PBX4 gene encoding pre-B-cell leukemia transcription factor 4 isoform X2, whose translation is MKPALFSVLCEIKEKTGLSIHGIQEECPPNAQLMRLDNMLLAEGVSRPERRGRGGPVAAANTATPGGCSNDNSLEHSDYRAKLSQIRQIYHSELEKYEQACREFTTHVTNLLREQSRMRPVSPKEIERMVSVIHGKFSAIQMQLKQSTCEAVMTLRSRFLDARRKRRNFSKRATEVLNEYFYSHLNNPYPSEEAKEGLARKGGITVSQVSNWFGNKRIRYKKNMGKFQEEATIYTTKMAVGGLGSQASCPSTPSSGSSGPFPLTSAGDALVTLQTLASLRPAPAGGSLRSQARGSRLGAAPPVLTSSPSGDPGSINSDASN